A region from the Triticum aestivum cultivar Chinese Spring chromosome 3D, IWGSC CS RefSeq v2.1, whole genome shotgun sequence genome encodes:
- the LOC543336 gene encoding ADP-ribosylation factor 2, with protein sequence MRRGPRADWARCKGHVGMGLAPFYIAAIGPPGLHRTALHDSHHPPCGSKLQLPRPSPPRSGGARRTGAPRPRSLRLHLGAEMGLTFTKLFSRLFAKKEMRILMVGLDAAGKTTILYKLKLGEIVTTIPTIGFNVETVEYKNISFTVWDVGGQDKIRPLWRHYFQNTQGLIFVVDSNDRERVVEARDELHRMLNEDELRDAVLLVFANKQDLPNAMNAAEITDKLGLHSLRQRHWYIQSTCATSGEGLYEGLDWLSNNIANKA encoded by the exons ATGCGGCGCGGGCCGCGGGCGGACTGGGCGCGGTGTAAAGGCCACGTGGGAATGGGCCTCGCGCCCTTCTATATAGCCGCCATCGGGCCGCCCGGTCTGCACCGCACCGCACTGCACGACAGCCATCATCCTCCGTGCGGTTCCAAGCTCCAACTCCCACGCCCGTCTCCCCCTAGATCAGGAGGAGCACGCCGCACCGGAGCGCCGAGACCTCGAAGCCTTCGTCTCCACCTCG GAGCAGAGATGGGGCTCACGTTCACCAAGCTGTTCAGCCGCCTCTTCGCCAAGAAGGAGATGAGGATTCTCATGGTTGGTCTCGATGCCGCTGGTAAGACCACCATCCTCTACAAGCTCAAGCTCGGAGAGATCGTCACCACCATCCCAACCATCG GATTCAACGTCGAAACTGTTGAATACAAGAACATCAGCTTCACTGTTTGGGATGTGGGGGGCCAAGACAAG ATCAGGCCCCTGTGGAGGCACTACTTCCAGAATACCCAAGGGCTCATTTTTGTTGTTGACAGCAATGATAGGGAACGTGTTGTTGAGGCTAGAGATGAGCTCCACAGAATGCTGAATGAG GATGAGCTGCGTGATGCTGTGTTGCTTGTATTTGCAAACAAACAAGATCTTCCTAATGCCATGAATGCTGCTGAAATCACCGACAAGCTTGGTCTGCACTCCCTGCGCCAGCGGCACTG GTACATTCAGAGCACTTGCGCGACGTCTGGCGAAGGGTTGTACGAGGGTCTTGACTGGCTCTCCAACAACATTGCCAACAAG GCTTGA